Proteins encoded within one genomic window of Jiangella mangrovi:
- a CDS encoding DHA2 family efflux MFS transporter permease subunit: MGAEGSLESSVQAAGLGGCTRACPIRHFMFSRTGYAACAGRSTRATRRGGPGGNTVRRWHGNPWAILLTLCLGFFMTLLDVTIVNIAIPSMMEDLGASLDEILWVINAYVIMLAVLVITAGRLGDLRGQRSMFIIGVAVFTAASLACGLAQGPAMLIAFRVVQGIGAAILMPQTSALLITTFPPEKRGTAFGIWGAVAGVATVAGPTLGGLLVTVFDWRWIFFVNIPVGIVVLAMAWTIIPESPRRERHALDLPGVALASVALVCLTFGLVEGERFGWGQVWEFVSIPALLIAGGVLLAVFLALQARRQDREPLIPFGLFDDRNYAVMNGVAALVSVAMVSTFLPITIYLQSVLGHTALAAGLTLAPMSVVSMVVAPLAGRYTDRVGGKYILMAGLLLYGAGILTFALVATDDSQWWHFLPSLLVAGLGLGAVFAPMNAVAMRDIPGRVAGAASGVLNTTRQLGQVIGSAAVGAVLQGLLVGRLYSEAVAAATSLPEETRQPFIDGFAGAAQGGLQVSAAQDGIDIPVPPGVSEEVVRKIAEMAHDVFIQGYVDAMKPTLIVPVAAVACGALLCLAVKRGRTGREEEAQDAGARTISDAG; encoded by the coding sequence GTGGGGGCCGAAGGCTCCCTCGAGTCGTCGGTGCAAGCTGCAGGACTGGGTGGCTGTACACGGGCTTGCCCGATCCGACATTTCATGTTCAGCCGGACGGGGTACGCGGCATGTGCGGGCCGCTCGACACGGGCGACTCGACGCGGGGGACCGGGAGGTAACACGGTGAGGCGCTGGCACGGCAATCCCTGGGCGATCCTGCTCACTCTGTGTCTCGGATTCTTCATGACGCTGCTCGACGTCACGATCGTCAACATCGCGATCCCGAGCATGATGGAGGACCTCGGCGCGTCGCTCGACGAGATCCTGTGGGTCATCAACGCCTACGTGATCATGCTGGCGGTGCTGGTCATCACGGCCGGGCGGCTGGGCGACCTGCGCGGACAGCGGTCGATGTTCATCATCGGCGTCGCGGTGTTCACGGCGGCGTCGCTGGCCTGCGGGCTGGCGCAGGGGCCGGCCATGCTGATCGCGTTCCGGGTGGTGCAGGGCATCGGCGCGGCGATCCTCATGCCGCAGACGTCGGCGCTGCTGATCACCACGTTCCCGCCGGAGAAACGCGGGACGGCCTTCGGCATCTGGGGCGCGGTGGCCGGCGTGGCGACGGTGGCCGGGCCGACGCTGGGCGGGCTGCTGGTGACGGTGTTCGACTGGCGGTGGATCTTCTTCGTCAACATTCCCGTGGGCATCGTCGTCCTGGCCATGGCGTGGACGATCATCCCGGAGTCGCCGCGGCGCGAGCGGCACGCCCTGGACCTGCCGGGCGTCGCACTGGCCAGCGTGGCGCTGGTGTGCCTGACCTTCGGCCTGGTCGAGGGCGAGCGGTTCGGCTGGGGGCAGGTGTGGGAGTTCGTGTCGATCCCGGCGCTGCTGATCGCCGGCGGCGTCCTGCTGGCGGTCTTCCTGGCGCTGCAGGCCAGGCGCCAGGACCGCGAGCCGCTGATCCCGTTCGGCCTGTTCGACGACCGCAACTACGCGGTGATGAACGGCGTGGCGGCGCTGGTCTCCGTGGCCATGGTCAGCACGTTCCTGCCGATCACCATCTACCTGCAGTCGGTGCTCGGGCACACCGCGCTGGCGGCCGGCCTGACGCTGGCGCCGATGTCCGTGGTGTCCATGGTCGTGGCCCCGCTGGCGGGCCGGTACACCGACCGCGTGGGCGGCAAGTACATACTGATGGCCGGGCTGCTGCTCTACGGCGCCGGCATCCTGACCTTCGCCCTGGTGGCGACGGACGACTCGCAGTGGTGGCACTTCCTGCCGTCGCTGCTGGTCGCGGGGCTCGGCCTGGGGGCGGTCTTCGCTCCGATGAACGCAGTGGCGATGCGCGACATACCGGGGCGGGTGGCCGGTGCGGCTTCCGGGGTGCTGAACACCACCCGGCAACTGGGCCAGGTGATCGGCAGTGCGGCGGTCGGCGCGGTCCTCCAGGGCCTCTTGGTCGGCCGGTTGTATTCGGAGGCGGTTGCGGCGGCAACCTCATTACCGGAGGAGACCCGGCAACCGTTCATCGACGGTTTCGCCGGGGCCGCACAAGGGGGACTGCAGGTCAGCGCCGCGCAAGACGGAATTGACATCCCTGTGCCACCCGGAGTTTCTGAGGAAGTCGTAAGAAAGATCGCCGAAATGGCACACGATGTGTTCATACAGGGCTATGTTGATGCAATGAAGCCGACGCTGATCGTTCCGGTCGCCGCCGTGGCATGTGGGGCGCTCCTGTGTCTTGCAGTCAAGCGGGGGCGAACGGGCCGAGAAGAGGAGGCTCAGGATGCCGGCGCTCGGACGATCTCCGATGCCGGCTGA
- a CDS encoding BldC family transcriptional regulator, translated as MATRTQDAEPLLTPAEVAAMFRVDPKTVTRWAKAGKLTSIRTLGGHRRYRESEVRALLNGQGSAVERVEVGEL; from the coding sequence ATGGCGACCAGGACACAAGACGCCGAGCCCCTCCTCACTCCTGCCGAGGTGGCGGCCATGTTCCGGGTGGATCCGAAGACGGTGACCCGGTGGGCCAAGGCCGGCAAGCTCACGTCGATCCGGACGCTCGGTGGCCACCGGCGGTACCGCGAGTCCGAGGTGCGTGCGCTGCTCAACGGGCAAGGGTCCGCAGTGGAGCGCGTCGAGGTCGGCGAGCTCTAA